A region of Haliotis asinina isolate JCU_RB_2024 chromosome 9, JCU_Hal_asi_v2, whole genome shotgun sequence DNA encodes the following proteins:
- the LOC137296963 gene encoding betaine--homocysteine S-methyltransferase 1-like, protein MPAVKGLLQRLQDKEDVVVAEGYVFEFERRGLLRAGAFVPEVVIERPDLVKGLHEEFVNSGSDVCLAFTYYGHREKLRVIGREGDIEKLNRDALRIAKQVADDTGTLMAGNLCNTTVYRRDNKDAIETTEAMFKEQIEWAVEGGADYIVGETFSELGEAMLALECINKYGNGLPAAISFIPLEKDETVDGLAFGVACRKLEEAGAAAVGLNCGRGPKTMLPLLREIRQACKGPIIALPVTYRTCTEHPSFLSLQDPVTGQRAFPVDLPSQTCGRSEIAEFAREANSLGVQYVGLCCGNASHYIRVVAEEYGRRPPASRYSPNMSQHFLFGKNKSSEDPYVKRMLIR, encoded by the exons ATGCCCGCAGTGAAAG GTCTGCTTCAGCGTCTACAAGACAAAGAGGATGTTGTTGTGGCGGAGGGATATGTGTTTGAATTTGAAAGAAGAGGCTTGTTGAGAGCCGGTGCATTTGTACCGGAAGTGGTCATTGAAAGACCGGATCTGGTGAAAGGTCTCCACGAAGAGTTTGTCAATTCCGGAAGTGACGTTTGTTTGGCATTTACG TACTATGGCCACAGAGAAAAGCTCAGAGTTATTGGCCGTGAAGGTGACATTGAGAAGTTGAACAGGGATGCGTTGCGGATCGCCAAGCAGGTGGCAGACGACACCGGGACGTTAATGGCGGGAAATCTTTGCAACACGACGGTGTACAGGAGGGATAACAAGGACGCCATTGAGACGACGGAAGCCATGTTTAAG GAACAAATCGAGTGGGCGGTGGAGGGAGGTGCGGACTACATTGTTGGGGAAACCTTCAGCGAGTTGGGGGAGGCCATGCTCGCTCTTGAGTGTATTAACAAATATGGAAACG GACTACCTGCAGCGATCAGCTTTATCCCTTTGGAGAAAGACGAGACGGTAGATGGTTTGGCGTTTGGCGTCGCCTGCCGCAAGCTAGAGGAAGCAGGAGCGGCGGCAGTTGGATTAAACTGCGGGCGTGGTCCCAAGACGATGCTGCCTCTCCTCAGAGAGATCAGACAGGCTTGTAAG GGGCCTATCATTGCACTTCCGGTAACGTATCGTACGTGCACAGAACATCCTTCGTTCCTTTCGCTCCAAGATCCCGTTACAG GACAGAGGGCTTTCCCGGTTGACCTTCCTAGCCAAACGTGTGGACGAAGTGAAATTGCCGAATTTGCACGAGAAGCCAACTCCCTTGGCGTGCAGTACGTGGGACTATGTTGTGGCAACGCTTCTCACTACATCCGGGTGGTGGCGGAGGAATACGGGCGTCGACCTCCTGCCAGTAGATACTCCCCCAACATGTCCCAGCACTTTCTTTTCGGGAAGAACAAAAGCAGCGAGGACCCTTACGTTAAGAGGATGTTAATTAGATAA
- the LOC137296966 gene encoding betaine--homocysteine S-methyltransferase 1-like, with product MPVKGLLQRLQDKEDVVVAEGYVFEFERRGLLKAGAFVPEVVIERPDLVKGLHEEFVNAGSDVCLAFTYYGHREKLRVIGREGDLERLNRDALRIARKVADDTETLMAGNLSNTTVYRRDNKDAIETTEAMFKEQIEWAVEEGADYIVGESFSELGEAMLALECINKYGNGLPAAISLISLEKDQTSDGLAFDVACRKVEEAGAAAVGLNCGRGPKTMLPLLREIRLACKGPIMALPVTYRTCTEHPSFISLQDPISGQRAFPLDLPGQACGRTEITDFAREAKSLGVQYVGLCCGNASHYIRVVAEEYGRRPPASRYSPDMSQHSIFGKNSDPYIKKLSAS from the exons ATGCCAGTGAAAG GTCTGCTTCAGCGTCTACAAGACAAAGAGGATGTTGTTGTGGCGGAGGGATATGTGTTTGAATTTGAGAGAAGAGGCTTGTTGAAAGCCGGTGCATTTGTACCGGAAGTGGTCATTGAAAGACCGGATCTGGTGAAGGGTCTCCACGAAGAGTTTGTCAATGCCGGAAGTGACGTTTGTTTGGCATTTACG TACTACGGTCACAGAGAAAAGCTGAGAGTTATCGGACGTGAAGGTGACCTTGAGAGGTTGAACAGGGACGCGTTACGGATCGCGAGGAAGGTAGCAGACGACACCGAGACGTTAATGGCGGGAAATCTCTCCAACACGACGGTGTACAGGAGGGATAACAAGGACGCCATTGAGACGACGGAAGCCATGTTTAAA GAACAAATCGAGTGGGCGGTGGAGGAAGGTGCGGACTACATTGTTGGGGAGTCCTTCAGCGAGTTGGGGGAGGCCATGCTCGCTCTTGAATGCATTAATAAATATGGAAACG GACTACCTGCAGCAATCAGTCTTATCAGCCTGGAGAAAGACCAAACGTCAGACGGTTTGGCGTTTGACGTCGCCTGCCGCAAGGTGGAGGAAGCAGGAGCGGCGGCAGTTGGATTGAACTGTGGGCGGGGTCCGAAGACAATGCTGCCTCTCCTTAGAGAGATCAGACTGGCCTGCAAG GGGCCAATCATGGCACTTCCGGTAACGTATCGCACGTGCACAGAGCATCCTTCGTTCATTTCCCTTCAAGATCCAATTTCAG GGCAAAGGGCTTTCCCGTTAGACCTTCCCGGGCAAGCGTGTGGACGAACGGAAATTACCGACTTTGCCCGAGAAGCCAAATCCCTGGGCGTGCAGTACGTGGGACTGTGTTGTGGCAACGCTTCTCACTACATCCGGGTGGTGGCGGAGGAATACGGGCGTCGTCCCCCCGCCAGTAGATACTCCCCCGACATGTCCCAGCACTCTATTTTCGGAAAGAACAGCGATCCATACATTAAGAAGTTGTCAGCTTCATAA
- the LOC137296959 gene encoding betaine--homocysteine S-methyltransferase 1-like isoform X2 yields MPSKSLLRRLQDKEDIVVAEGYLFEFERRGLLKAGAFVPEVVLERPDLVKGLHEEFVNAGSDVCLAFTYYGHREKLRVIGREGDIERLNRDALRIARQVADDTGTLMAGDLSNTTVYRRDNKDAIETTEAMFKEQIEWAVEEGADYIVAESFSEFGEAMLALESIYKYGNGLPAAISFIPHAVDQTLDGLAFGVACRRLEDAGAAAVGLNCGRGPKTMLPLVKEIRQACRVPCHFRSTFLLMPAEEVKLPDLPEKPNPLACSTWDYVVATLLTTSGWWRRNTGVDPQRVDTPPICPNTLFSERTKVARILTIRH; encoded by the exons ATGCCCAGCAAAA gTCTACTTCGGCGTCTACAAGACAAAGAGGATATTGTTGTGGCGGAGGGATACCTGTTTGAATTTGAGAGAAGAGGCTTGCTAAAAGCCGGTGCATTTGTACCGGAAGTCGTCCTTGAAAGACCGGATCTGGTGAAAGGTCTCCACGAAGAGTTTGTCAATGCCGGAAGTGACGTTTGTTTGGCATTTACG TACTACGGTCACAGAGAGAAACTCAGAGTAATCGGCCGTGAAGGTGACATTGAGAGGCTGAACAGGGACGCGTTGAGGATCGCGAGACAGGTGGCAGACGACACCGGGACGTTGATGGCGGGAGATCTATCCAACACGACGGTGTACAGGAGGGATAACAAGGACGCCATTGAGACGACGGAAGCCATGTTTAAA GAGCAAATCGAGTGGGCGGTGGAGGAAGGTGCCGACTACATTGTTGCAGAGAGTTTCAGTGAATTTGGGGAGGCCATGCTTGCCCTTGAAAGCATTTACAAATATGGAAACG GTCTGCCAGCGGCCATTAGCTTTATTCCCCATGCAGTGGACCAAACGCTCGACGGTTTGGCGTTTGGCGTCGCCTGCCGCAGGCTGGAGGATGCAGGAGCGGCGGCAGTGGGACTGAACTGCGGGCGTGGTCCCAAGACAATGCTGCCTCTCGTAAAGGAAATCAGACAGGCTTGCAGG GTGCCGTGTCATTTCCGGTCGACCTTCCTGCTCATGCCTGCAGAAGAAGTGAAATTGCCGGATTTGCCCGAGAAGCCAAATCCCTTGGCGTGCAGTACGTGGGACTATGTTGTGGCAACGCTTCTCACTACATCCGGGTGGTGGCGGAGGAATACGGGCGTCGACCCCCAGCGAGTAGATACTCCCCCAATATGTCCCAACACTTTATTTTCGGAAAGAACAAAAGTAGCGAGGATCCTTACAATCAGGCACTGA
- the LOC137296959 gene encoding betaine--homocysteine S-methyltransferase 1-like isoform X1 → MPSKSLLRRLQDKEDIVVAEGYLFEFERRGLLKAGAFVPEVVLERPDLVKGLHEEFVNAGSDVCLAFTYYGHREKLRVIGREGDIERLNRDALRIARQVADDTGTLMAGDLSNTTVYRRDNKDAIETTEAMFKEQIEWAVEEGADYIVAESFSEFGEAMLALESIYKYGNGLPAAISFIPHAVDQTLDGLAFGVACRRLEDAGAAAVGLNCGRGPKTMLPLVKEIRQACRGPVMALPVAYRTCPKQPTFQSLTDPVTGAVSFPVDLPAHACRRSEIAGFAREAKSLGVQYVGLCCGNASHYIRVVAEEYGRRPPASRYSPNMSQHFIFGKNKSSEDPYNQALRKKVAGITG, encoded by the exons ATGCCCAGCAAAA gTCTACTTCGGCGTCTACAAGACAAAGAGGATATTGTTGTGGCGGAGGGATACCTGTTTGAATTTGAGAGAAGAGGCTTGCTAAAAGCCGGTGCATTTGTACCGGAAGTCGTCCTTGAAAGACCGGATCTGGTGAAAGGTCTCCACGAAGAGTTTGTCAATGCCGGAAGTGACGTTTGTTTGGCATTTACG TACTACGGTCACAGAGAGAAACTCAGAGTAATCGGCCGTGAAGGTGACATTGAGAGGCTGAACAGGGACGCGTTGAGGATCGCGAGACAGGTGGCAGACGACACCGGGACGTTGATGGCGGGAGATCTATCCAACACGACGGTGTACAGGAGGGATAACAAGGACGCCATTGAGACGACGGAAGCCATGTTTAAA GAGCAAATCGAGTGGGCGGTGGAGGAAGGTGCCGACTACATTGTTGCAGAGAGTTTCAGTGAATTTGGGGAGGCCATGCTTGCCCTTGAAAGCATTTACAAATATGGAAACG GTCTGCCAGCGGCCATTAGCTTTATTCCCCATGCAGTGGACCAAACGCTCGACGGTTTGGCGTTTGGCGTCGCCTGCCGCAGGCTGGAGGATGCAGGAGCGGCGGCAGTGGGACTGAACTGCGGGCGTGGTCCCAAGACAATGCTGCCTCTCGTAAAGGAAATCAGACAGGCTTGCAGG ggGCCTGTAATGGCACTCCCTGTAGCATATAGGACGTGCCCAAAACAGCCGACGTTTCAGTCCCTCACAGATCCCGTGACGG GTGCCGTGTCATTTCCGGTCGACCTTCCTGCTCATGCCTGCAGAAGAAGTGAAATTGCCGGATTTGCCCGAGAAGCCAAATCCCTTGGCGTGCAGTACGTGGGACTATGTTGTGGCAACGCTTCTCACTACATCCGGGTGGTGGCGGAGGAATACGGGCGTCGACCCCCAGCGAGTAGATACTCCCCCAATATGTCCCAACACTTTATTTTCGGAAAGAACAAAAGTAGCGAGGATCCTTACAATCAGGCACTGAGGAAGAAAGTTGCAGGCATAACAGGTTAA